In Paenibacillus sp., one genomic interval encodes:
- a CDS encoding MarR family winged helix-turn-helix transcriptional regulator encodes MSDTLQQLVAEFVRSFGLHDGETTPCGKPIPVSEAHALAELSGGEGLSQNELARRLQLEKSTVSRLVASMERRGWLERRTDGADSRVRRLYLSPAGRRVAGEVEAARRDKFRRLAGYLGADEMQSVETGLRSLLTALRKEKEEGNDDRNEDES; translated from the coding sequence ATGAGCGATACACTGCAGCAGCTGGTGGCCGAATTCGTCCGCAGCTTCGGGCTGCACGACGGCGAGACAACGCCCTGCGGCAAACCGATCCCGGTGTCCGAGGCGCATGCGCTCGCGGAGCTGTCGGGCGGCGAAGGCCTCAGCCAGAACGAACTCGCGCGCCGCTTGCAGCTCGAGAAGAGCACCGTCAGCCGGCTTGTCGCCTCGATGGAGCGCCGCGGCTGGCTGGAGCGGCGGACGGACGGCGCCGATTCCCGCGTTCGCCGGCTGTACTTGTCCCCGGCGGGCCGAAGGGTGGCGGGCGAAGTCGAGGCGGCGCGGCGGGACAAGTTCCGGAGGCTCGCCGGTTATCTCGGAGCCGATGAAATGCAGTCCGTCGAAACAGGGCTGCGAAGCCTGCTGACGGCGCTGCGGAAAGAGAAGGAGGAAGGAAACGATGATCGGAACGAAGATGAAAGTTGA
- a CDS encoding Spy/CpxP family protein refolding chaperone, with amino-acid sequence MIGTKMKVDVRMAVLAAALSALLAGCASAGGTEPAASGADAAAPYAGYETREIAALAPERVESLLAGGGAGYALAAEVNGYPGPKHVLDFAEKLELTAEQRAATEAMYGEMKERATELGRRIVELERELDRAFKSGEASEEELARLTADIAETEGRLRYVHLETHLRMREALTAEQTTTYNELRGYAGDGAGHEGHGGEHQAH; translated from the coding sequence ATGATCGGAACGAAGATGAAAGTTGATGTGCGCATGGCCGTCTTGGCCGCCGCGCTGAGCGCGCTGCTGGCCGGCTGCGCCTCCGCAGGGGGGACGGAGCCGGCTGCGAGCGGGGCGGACGCTGCGGCTCCGTACGCCGGCTACGAGACCCGCGAAATCGCGGCGTTGGCGCCAGAGCGAGTAGAATCGCTGCTCGCCGGCGGCGGGGCGGGCTACGCGCTCGCGGCTGAGGTGAACGGCTATCCGGGCCCGAAGCACGTGCTCGACTTCGCCGAGAAGCTCGAGCTGACGGCGGAGCAGCGGGCCGCGACGGAAGCGATGTACGGCGAGATGAAGGAGCGGGCGACGGAGCTCGGACGCCGCATCGTTGAGCTGGAGCGGGAGCTCGACCGCGCGTTCAAGAGCGGCGAGGCGAGCGAGGAGGAGCTGGCGAGGCTGACGGCGGACATCGCCGAGACGGAGGGACGGCTCCGGTACGTGCATCTCGAGACGCATCTGCGGATGCGGGAGGCGTTAACGGCGGAGCAGACGACGACGTACAACGAGCTGCGCGGCTACGCCGGCGATGGCGCAGGCCATGAAGGACATGGCGGCGAGCACCAAGCGCATTAG